The sequence ATGATGTGGCGACGTCTTGGTGCCGGTCTGATGGCGGGGCTCGCCACCGCACTGGCCGGGCTCTTCCTGGCGAGTGCGCTCGGCGTTCCCATCAGCCAAACAGGGAGCAGTCCCGGCAAGACCTTGTTCTTTGCGTCGTGGCTGTTGCTGGCCTGTGTGGCCCTCATATCGCGCCGGACGCGGCTAGTTACAGGCGCCTATCTAGCTGCTGCAGGCCTGTGCTTCGGTGCCAGCGTGCTCGTCACCGTGCATCAGGTCGACGCTCTCAGCAGGGTCCATGCCGGCGTGCTGGAAGTGCTCGCGGTCTTGTCCGCCGCCGGCCTCACGCTGACCGGGGTAGGACTGCGCATGCTGCGCCAGCCGGTAGCGCAGGATGGTTCGCGGGGGCAGAGCGACCCGTGATAGGCAAGTTGACAGCGGCGCTTATCGGCGGCTCGCTGGCCGCCTCCGCAGCCGCGGTCGCGCTTGCGCTCGCCTGTGCGGGCACCGCCCTCGAGCGAATCGCGGCCGGCGCGCTGGTGACACCGGTTGTTTGGGTGGGCGCGATGCTGCCAGCGCTGCTTGCCCGAAGCGGCTGGATCGCATGGCAGCGCCTCGCGCTCGCCAGCCTCGCCCTCGTGGTTGCCGCGTTGCTGGTTCGATGAGCTCGCCGACACGCAGAGCCCTGTACGGCATCCACTCCTACGCTGGCCTCGTATTCGGCGTCTATCTCTTCCTGTTGTGCCTTTCGGGTACGTTGGTCGTGTTTCGCGACGAGCTGCGTGTCTGGGGAACACCCGCCTTGCGCGAGCTGCATTTCGACGGAAAGCAATCCGCATCGTTGGATCGCATCGTCGAAACCTTCAGCGCGCGCTACGAGCTGTCGGAGCCCAAGCTGTTCGCTTTTCGGCTGCCGAGCTCCGAGCACCCCTTCTACGAGCTGCTGCTTCCGCGGGCTGGGCGAGGCCTCGTGCACGCCTACGCCCATCCCCTTTCCGGCGAGTACCTGGGTGAAGCCAGGGTGCAGCTCGGGGATTTCCTGTTTCAGCTGCACGCGAACCTCAGCCTGCGCAAAAAGCTCGGCCGTTACCTCGTGGGCGCCGGCGGACTCGCGTTGATGCTGCTGGTGCTGACGGGCCTGGTACTGCATCGCACCATGTTCCGCGAGCTCTTCACCATGCGCTGGAGCGGGGCTCGCCGGGCCGTAGCCAGCGATGGGCACAAGGCCGCGGGGACCTGGATGCTACCGTTTCACTTCATCATCGCGTTGTCGGGTACTTTTCTGGCTCTCAAGGATCTATTCGTCCTGGTGCCCGCATTGGCGATCTACGACGGGGACTTGAGGCGCGCGCGCGCAGAGCTCACTGAAGCTCCGATCGTGGCTCAGGGAATTCAGACCGAGATGGCCTCGCTCGACGTGATGCTTGCTTCCGCCCGGAACGAAACGCCGGAGCTGAGACCGACCCTCGTTGTCCTGCACGAGTGGGGCGACGTTCGGGCAAGGGTCGACCTGGCCGGTTCACTGCCGGGCCATCTGCTTCCAAAGAACGAAGCCGTTCGCTACCGCTTTCGGGGTCGAGATGGACAGCGCGTAGAGCGCAGGCACGGCCTGCACCACGGGCCGTGGCTGCGCATCGCCGACGCGATGTCGCCGCTGCACTACGGCGATTTCGGCAACCGCTGGCTGCGTCTCATGTACTTCTTTGGTGGGCTGTGCGCTCTGACCTTGACGTTCACAGGGACCTTGATGTGGCTCGAGCGAGTGCAGCGCAGACTCGCCCGACCCCGGAACGGGCAGTGATCGCCTCGAAGTCGAATCCAAAGCAATAATTGATATTGAAAGTCACTTGCAATTTCATGAAAGCTGTCCTAGACCTGGATTGCGTGTCGATGCGGCCAAGCTCCCATTCCGAAGAGAAGCGACGCCTCCCGGAGGACTACCGCTGCATCTGCGGTAGCCTGCTGGCTCGTATGCTCGCGGAGGGGCTGGAGCTCAAGTGCAGGCGCTGCAAGCGCGCGGTAATAGTCCCCTGGAACTCCATCCAAGACGGTAGCCGCACGCCCGTGCTAGAGGTAGACAAGCGCGGGGAGAACGCTCGCTGAGGCTCCACGCCCGGAGCGCGTGGACTCAGGAAGGCTCATCGATCCGACGCCTGCTCATGCCTTGGGGCCCTTAGAGCAGAGCACTAGTGCTCGAGTGTCGTTAGGTCGACGGGGTCCTCGATCGACATGTCGCCGAGGGTTCGATGGCCTCGCGTCGGAACAACCACGGTTTTGCTGGCGATGCCGTGGGCTCCAGTGAGCGTCTGGAGCTGTTCGAAGCCCTTCGGAATGCCCGGCGTCTCGGACCACTTGCATTCGATGAGCTTCAGGCGATCGGCCACGGGAATCACGAAATCGACCTCGACACCGTAGTGATCGCGATAGAAGTACACGTTGGGTGACA comes from Pseudomonadota bacterium and encodes:
- a CDS encoding DUF3649 domain-containing protein, translated to MIGKLTAALIGGSLAASAAAVALALACAGTALERIAAGALVTPVVWVGAMLPALLARSGWIAWQRLALASLALVVAALLVR
- a CDS encoding PepSY domain-containing protein gives rise to the protein MSSPTRRALYGIHSYAGLVFGVYLFLLCLSGTLVVFRDELRVWGTPALRELHFDGKQSASLDRIVETFSARYELSEPKLFAFRLPSSEHPFYELLLPRAGRGLVHAYAHPLSGEYLGEARVQLGDFLFQLHANLSLRKKLGRYLVGAGGLALMLLVLTGLVLHRTMFRELFTMRWSGARRAVASDGHKAAGTWMLPFHFIIALSGTFLALKDLFVLVPALAIYDGDLRRARAELTEAPIVAQGIQTEMASLDVMLASARNETPELRPTLVVLHEWGDVRARVDLAGSLPGHLLPKNEAVRYRFRGRDGQRVERRHGLHHGPWLRIADAMSPLHYGDFGNRWLRLMYFFGGLCALTLTFTGTLMWLERVQRRLARPRNGQ
- a CDS encoding DUF4143 domain-containing protein; amino-acid sequence: SPNVYFYRDHYGVEVDFVIPVADRLKLIECKWSETPGIPKGFEQLQTLTGAHGIASKTVVVPTRGHRTLGDMSIEDPVDLTTLEH